Proteins co-encoded in one Camelus bactrianus isolate YW-2024 breed Bactrian camel chromosome 6, ASM4877302v1, whole genome shotgun sequence genomic window:
- the LYSMD2 gene encoding lysM and putative peptidoglycan-binding domain-containing protein 2 isoform X1 — MEQIKRANKLFTNDCIFLKKTLNIPVISEKPLLFNGLNSVDSPEDETVDSSFCHEEELVAAGEDLSPPSPQESDVQPTQPEDVSARDFLQRLDLQIKLSTQAAKKLKEESRDEESPYATSLYHS; from the exons atgGAGCAGATTAAAAGGGCAAATAAACTGTTTACCAATGATTGTATATTTCTGAAGAAAACTTTGAACATCCCAGTTATATCAGAGAAGCCTTTGCTGTTTAATGGACTTAACTCAGTGGATTCTCCAGAAGACGAAACTGTCGATAGCAGTTTTTGTCATGAAGAAGAGCTGGTAGCGGCTGGGGAAGACCTCTCTCCTCCCAGTCCTCAAGAGTCGGATGTTCAGCCCACGCAGCCTGAGGACGTGTCAGCCAGAGATTTCCTGCAGAGGCTGGATTTGCAGATTAAGTTATCAACACAGGCAGCcaagaaactaaaagaagagaGCAG agatgaAGAAAGTCCCTATGCAACTTCCCTTTATCACAGCTAG